One segment of Fuscovulum ytuae DNA contains the following:
- the eno gene encoding phosphopyruvate hydratase, protein MSTIIDIHAREILDSRGNPTVEVDVHLEGGFMGRAAVPSGASTGAHEAVERRDGDKARYKGKGVLEAVAAVNGEIAEEIVGFDALEQVGIDRTMIEMDGTPNKSRLGANAILGVSLAVARAAAEATGQPLFRYVGGTSARMLPVPMMNIINGGEHADNPIDIQEFMIMPVGAENIRDAVRMGSEVFHTLKKELQAAGHNTGIGDEGGFAPNLNSARDALDFILKSIEKAGYRPGEDIFLALDCAATEYFKNGRYEMVGEGKSLSIEENVAFLAGLAADYPIISIEDGCSEDDWAGWKLLTDTLGSKVQLVGDDLFVTNPKRLSEGIAKGCANSMLVKVNQIGTLTETLQAVEMAHRARYTNVMSHRSGETEDATIADLAVATNCGQIKTGSLSRSDRLAKYNQLIRIEEMLGETAEYAGASILKG, encoded by the coding sequence ATGAGCACGATCATCGACATTCACGCCCGCGAAATTCTTGACAGCCGCGGCAACCCCACCGTTGAGGTGGATGTTCATCTTGAAGGCGGGTTTATGGGCCGGGCTGCTGTGCCCTCGGGGGCCTCGACCGGGGCGCATGAGGCGGTGGAACGGCGCGATGGCGACAAGGCCCGCTACAAGGGCAAGGGCGTGCTAGAGGCGGTCGCCGCCGTGAATGGCGAGATCGCGGAAGAAATCGTCGGCTTCGATGCGCTGGAACAGGTCGGGATCGACCGCACCATGATCGAAATGGATGGCACGCCGAACAAGTCGCGCCTTGGCGCGAATGCCATTCTGGGCGTCTCGCTCGCCGTTGCGCGGGCTGCAGCAGAGGCGACGGGTCAACCACTTTTCCGTTACGTTGGAGGCACTTCTGCCCGGATGTTGCCGGTGCCTATGATGAATATCATCAATGGCGGGGAACATGCCGACAACCCGATCGACATTCAGGAATTCATGATCATGCCCGTCGGCGCGGAGAATATCCGCGATGCGGTGCGCATGGGGTCTGAGGTGTTCCACACCCTCAAGAAGGAACTGCAGGCCGCGGGCCACAATACCGGTATCGGCGATGAGGGTGGCTTTGCGCCTAACCTGAACTCTGCCCGTGACGCGCTTGATTTCATTCTGAAATCTATCGAAAAGGCAGGCTATCGCCCCGGCGAGGATATCTTCCTTGCGCTGGACTGCGCGGCCACCGAATACTTCAAGAACGGCCGCTATGAGATGGTGGGTGAAGGAAAATCCCTCTCCATCGAAGAAAACGTGGCCTTCCTTGCAGGCCTTGCCGCCGACTACCCGATCATCAGCATTGAGGACGGCTGTTCCGAGGACGACTGGGCGGGTTGGAAGCTTTTGACCGATACGCTTGGATCGAAGGTCCAACTGGTGGGCGACGATCTGTTCGTGACGAACCCCAAGCGGCTTTCGGAAGGGATTGCAAAGGGTTGCGCCAATTCCATGCTGGTGAAGGTCAACCAGATCGGCACCCTGACCGAAACCCTGCAAGCGGTCGAGATGGCGCATCGTGCGCGCTATACCAATGTCATGTCGCACCGTTCCGGCGAGACGGAGGATGCCACGATTGCCGACCTCGCCGTCGCCACGAATTGCGGGCAGATCAAGACCGGGTCGCTGTCGCGGTCGGACCGTTTGGCGAAATATAACCAGCTGATCCGTATCGAAGAGATGCTGGGTGAAACGGCAGAATATGCGGGCGCGTCGATCCTGAAGGGCTAA
- a CDS encoding cupin domain-containing protein, protein MPTALAVDESTLPVERWDDPARGTIRFRTLFSAPDTDSDEITCGVAMMAAGETFALHSHPQAEVYFGLEGEGEVMIDGTPHRLAPGIALYIPGGAVHGVPVAQAPLRWFYCFGTDSFADVRYSFLHETDPVT, encoded by the coding sequence TTGCCAACCGCCCTTGCCGTGGACGAATCCACCCTGCCCGTGGAACGCTGGGATGACCCGGCGCGCGGAACCATCCGTTTTCGCACCCTGTTTTCCGCACCGGATACGGACAGCGATGAAATCACCTGCGGCGTGGCGATGATGGCTGCGGGCGAAACCTTCGCCCTGCATTCCCACCCACAGGCCGAGGTCTATTTCGGGCTAGAGGGTGAGGGAGAGGTGATGATTGATGGGACGCCCCATCGCCTTGCCCCCGGCATTGCGCTTTACATCCCCGGCGGGGCTGTGCATGGCGTACCGGTGGCCCAAGCGCCCTTGCGCTGGTTCTATTGCTTTGGCACCGACAGCTTTGCCGATGTTCGCTATAGTTTTCTTCACGAAACGGACCCTGTGACATGA
- a CDS encoding anhydro-N-acetylmuramic acid kinase: MRSGGAVWALGAMSGTSLDGVDAAMVMTDGERILEFGPSAFRPYSAAEQAVLRAGLGRWPGEDGVAEAAEVVETAHADLLSRFSGAEVVGFHGQTLAHDPKGRGTHQAGDGSLLAHALGLPVVWDFRTADVAMGGQGAPLAPFFHFACARWMAAAQPLAMLNLGGVGNVTWIDPRQPAPESYGALLAFDTGPANAPLNDLMLARTGQPLDPDGATGLRGAVDEGRIAAFLSHPFFHRMPPKSLDRNDFHSSLDMGNLSTEDAAATLAAAVAAAVARGAEHFPVPVTRLLVTGGGRRNARIMAELTARLRVEAEPIEAAGLDGDMLEAQAFAYLAVRVARGLPTSGPATTGVAAMVGGGKVSRPD, encoded by the coding sequence ATGCGATCCGGCGGGGCGGTTTGGGCGCTGGGGGCCATGTCGGGCACCTCGCTTGACGGGGTGGATGCGGCCATGGTCATGACCGATGGCGAACGCATCCTTGAATTCGGCCCCTCTGCCTTCCGCCCCTATAGCGCGGCGGAACAGGCGGTCTTGCGCGCAGGCCTTGGCAGATGGCCGGGCGAAGATGGGGTGGCCGAGGCCGCCGAAGTGGTGGAAACCGCCCATGCCGATCTTCTGTCGCGCTTCTCCGGGGCCGAGGTGGTGGGCTTTCACGGCCAGACCCTTGCGCATGATCCAAAAGGGCGCGGCACGCATCAGGCGGGGGATGGGTCCCTTCTGGCCCATGCGCTGGGTCTGCCGGTGGTTTGGGATTTCCGCACGGCGGATGTGGCCATGGGCGGGCAGGGCGCGCCGCTTGCGCCGTTTTTCCACTTTGCCTGCGCGCGCTGGATGGCGGCGGCACAGCCCTTGGCGATGCTGAACCTTGGTGGCGTGGGCAATGTCACTTGGATCGACCCGCGCCAGCCCGCCCCGGAAAGCTATGGCGCGCTTCTGGCCTTTGACACCGGGCCTGCCAATGCGCCGCTGAATGACCTGATGCTGGCGCGCACGGGCCAACCGCTTGATCCCGACGGCGCAACGGGACTGCGGGGCGCGGTGGACGAGGGGCGCATCGCGGCCTTTCTGTCCCATCCCTTTTTCCACCGGATGCCGCCCAAATCGCTGGATCGCAACGATTTCCACAGCAGTTTGGACATGGGCAACCTTTCGACCGAAGACGCCGCCGCCACCCTTGCCGCCGCCGTCGCCGCCGCCGTGGCGCGGGGGGCGGAACATTTCCCCGTGCCCGTCACCCGCCTTCTCGTCACTGGGGGCGGACGGCGGAACGCGCGCATCATGGCCGAACTCACCGCCCGCCTGCGGGTTGAGGCGGAACCGATCGAGGCGGCAGGCCTTGATGGCGATATGCTGGAAGCGCAGGCCTTCGCCTATCTCGCCGTCCGCGTCGCGCGCGGCCTGCCCACCTCCGGCCCCGCAACAACCGGCGTCGCCGCGATGGTCGGCGGTGGCAAGGTCAGCAGGCCAGACTGA
- a CDS encoding Fur family transcriptional regulator, with amino-acid sequence MADIIARCEAKGLRMTDQRRVVARVIDESDDHPDVEELYARSAKIDPRISIATVYRTVKLFEEAGILEKLEFGDGRARYEDAERDHHDHLIDVNSGDVIEFVDPEIEALQEKIAARLGYKLIGHRLELLGIPLKKN; translated from the coding sequence ATGGCCGATATCATCGCCCGCTGTGAGGCCAAAGGCCTCCGCATGACAGATCAACGCCGGGTGGTCGCCCGCGTCATCGACGAATCCGACGATCACCCGGATGTCGAAGAGCTTTATGCCCGCTCGGCAAAGATTGATCCGCGTATCTCTATTGCGACGGTCTATCGCACGGTGAAGCTTTTCGAAGAGGCGGGCATCCTCGAAAAGCTGGAATTCGGCGATGGGCGCGCGCGGTACGAAGATGCCGAACGCGATCACCACGACCATCTGATCGATGTGAATTCCGGCGATGTAATCGAATTTGTAGACCCCGAAATCGAAGCCTTGCAGGAAAAGATTGCGGCGCGTCTGGGCTATAAGCTGATCGGCCATCGGTTGGAACTTCTGGGCATTCCGCTAAAAAAGAACTGA
- a CDS encoding CaiB/BaiF CoA transferase family protein, with translation MTAPLAGITILDLTHVLAGPFCAGILGDLGAQVIKVERPGMGDDTREFPPFVEGQSGYFAALNAGKQSIALDLKAEGDRAIFDRLLARADVLLENYRPGVMARLGYGWDVLQARHPRLIYGAVSGFGQTGPEAGKPAYDMVVQARGGVMSITGEEGGPPVRVGASIGDIVAGMYLAQGVLAALYDRERTGKGRMVDVAMLDAQIAIQEHSLAITAATGVPPGPTGARHPTITPFSTYRAADGFFVIAAGNDAIFARLCEALALPLSGDPRFVTNAARCENVHLLKRLIEAVTLGETVAHWIGVLEAAGVPTGRVQDMAAAMRDPQVLARNMVLPVAAQGKGPVFTSAGNPIKMTGLPEKAARAPAPALDGDRAAILAWLADDAGKP, from the coding sequence ATGACAGCGCCTCTTGCCGGGATCACCATCCTTGATCTGACCCATGTTCTGGCGGGCCCCTTCTGCGCGGGCATCCTTGGCGATCTGGGGGCGCAGGTGATCAAGGTGGAACGCCCCGGCATGGGCGATGACACACGGGAATTCCCGCCCTTTGTCGAAGGTCAGTCCGGCTATTTCGCGGCGCTGAATGCGGGCAAGCAATCCATCGCGCTGGACCTGAAGGCCGAGGGGGATCGGGCGATCTTTGACCGATTGCTGGCGCGGGCGGATGTGCTGTTGGAAAACTACCGCCCCGGTGTGATGGCGCGGCTGGGCTATGGCTGGGATGTGCTGCAGGCCCGCCACCCGCGCCTGATCTATGGCGCGGTGTCGGGCTTTGGCCAGACGGGGCCAGAGGCGGGCAAGCCCGCCTATGACATGGTGGTGCAGGCGCGCGGCGGCGTGATGTCGATCACGGGCGAGGAAGGCGGGCCGCCGGTGCGCGTGGGCGCTTCGATCGGCGATATCGTGGCGGGGATGTATCTGGCGCAGGGCGTGCTGGCGGCGCTTTACGACCGGGAACGCACGGGCAAGGGGCGGATGGTCGATGTGGCGATGCTGGATGCCCAGATCGCGATACAGGAGCATAGCCTTGCCATCACGGCGGCGACCGGGGTGCCACCGGGGCCGACGGGGGCGCGGCATCCGACGATCACGCCGTTTTCCACCTATCGCGCGGCGGATGGGTTCTTTGTCATTGCGGCGGGAAATGACGCGATATTTGCGCGGCTGTGCGAGGCCCTTGCGCTGCCGCTTAGCGGTGACCCGCGCTTTGTGACCAATGCCGCGCGATGCGAGAATGTGCATCTTCTGAAACGGCTGATCGAGGCGGTGACGCTGGGCGAAACTGTGGCGCATTGGATCGGTGTGCTGGAGGCGGCAGGGGTGCCGACGGGGCGCGTACAGGACATGGCGGCCGCCATGCGCGACCCGCAGGTCTTGGCGCGGAACATGGTGCTGCCCGTGGCGGCGCAGGGCAAAGGGCCTGTTTTCACGTCGGCAGGAAACCCGATCAAGATGACGGGTTTGCCGGAAAAGGCCGCCCGCGCGCCTGCGCCTGCACTGGATGGCGACCGTGCGGCGATCCTTGCTTGGCTGGCGGATGACGCGGGCAAACCCTGA
- the tyrS gene encoding tyrosine--tRNA ligase, translating into MTYHPKSEFLRVMMERGYLADCTDYQALDEAFLKGVVPGYIGFDATAKSLHVGSLIQIMMLRWLQKCGGKPIVLMGGGTTKIGDPSFRADERPLLTDAQIEDNIAGIKRAFSPYVTFGDGSHDAIMVNNAEWLDKLNYIGFLRDIGRHFSVNRMLSFESVKSRLDREQSLSFLEFNYMILQAYDFLELHRRYGCLLQMGGSDQWGNIVNGVDLTRRIVNGEVFGLTSPLLTTSDGKKMGKSASGAVWLNGDLLSAYEFWQFWRNTTDADVGRFLKLYSELPVEECDRLGALAGSEINAAKIILANEVTTLLHGAEAAAAAEATAREVFEKGGIGDDLPTVALSPAEVAEGVGIVQLFVRAGLAASGKDAKRLISEGGAKLNDEIVTDAALRLGAGDLAEPVKLTAGKKRHALVTLG; encoded by the coding sequence ATGACCTACCATCCGAAATCCGAATTTCTGCGCGTGATGATGGAGCGCGGCTATCTGGCCGATTGCACCGATTATCAGGCGCTGGACGAGGCGTTTCTCAAGGGCGTGGTGCCGGGCTATATCGGGTTTGACGCGACGGCAAAGTCGCTGCATGTCGGATCGTTGATCCAGATCATGATGCTGCGCTGGTTGCAGAAATGCGGCGGCAAGCCCATCGTCTTGATGGGGGGCGGCACGACGAAGATCGGGGATCCGTCCTTCCGCGCCGACGAACGCCCCTTGCTGACGGATGCGCAGATCGAAGACAACATCGCCGGGATCAAGCGGGCCTTTTCGCCCTATGTCACCTTTGGCGATGGCAGCCATGATGCAATCATGGTGAACAATGCCGAATGGTTGGACAAGCTGAACTATATCGGCTTTCTGCGCGATATCGGGCGGCATTTTTCCGTCAATCGGATGCTGTCTTTCGAAAGCGTCAAGTCGCGGCTGGACCGGGAACAATCGCTGTCCTTCCTTGAATTCAACTACATGATCTTGCAGGCCTATGACTTTCTGGAACTGCATCGCCGCTATGGGTGTTTGTTGCAGATGGGCGGCAGCGATCAATGGGGCAATATCGTCAACGGTGTGGACCTCACGCGCCGCATCGTGAATGGCGAGGTGTTCGGCCTGACCTCTCCGCTTTTGACCACCAGCGATGGCAAGAAGATGGGCAAGTCGGCCTCGGGCGCGGTCTGGCTGAATGGCGATTTGCTGAGCGCTTATGAATTCTGGCAGTTCTGGCGGAATACGACCGATGCCGATGTGGGGCGGTTCCTGAAGCTTTATTCCGAATTGCCGGTGGAGGAATGTGATCGGCTTGGCGCGCTGGCGGGGTCCGAGATCAATGCCGCCAAGATCATCCTTGCCAATGAGGTGACGACCCTTCTGCACGGGGCCGAGGCTGCGGCGGCGGCCGAGGCCACGGCGCGCGAGGTGTTTGAAAAGGGCGGGATCGGCGACGACCTGCCCACCGTCGCGCTGTCCCCTGCGGAGGTGGCCGAGGGCGTGGGGATCGTGCAGCTCTTCGTGCGTGCGGGGCTGGCGGCATCGGGCAAGGATGCCAAACGGCTGATTTCCGAAGGCGGCGCAAAGCTGAATGACGAGATCGTCACCGATGCGGCCTTGCGCCTTGGGGCGGGGGATCTGGCAGAGCCGGTGAAACTGACCGCCGGGAAAAAGCGGCATGCCTTGGTGACGCTGGGCTGA
- a CDS encoding NAD(P)/FAD-dependent oxidoreductase produces MQPRFLIIGAGITGAVLAHRLACDGASVTVIDQQAPASAASGRSFGWVNASFHLSEAHFHLRRAAMESHRRLAEDLSRSYQPEGCLWFEEEGEAFDRQHDALVALDYPLRLLDRAAISALEPRLAHPPARALFFPLESAVDLALLTRAAFEAASSHGAHLICGLTVSRLLTDDGRVTGIRTSAGDIAADHVVLCAGTGTPALLAPLGLHLPMLHRPGALLVTRPLPPLLHHILATPDQEVRQDHEGRLVAPASAHHQGDTAETLPSPPEMEQATLMRLRHLFPNAFIRPDRLLISERPVPGDGLPVIGAVLPGLSMAVMHSGATLAPLVAELMTLELGGQGEQPLLAPFRPARFFGATVET; encoded by the coding sequence ATGCAACCCCGTTTCCTTATCATCGGTGCCGGCATCACCGGTGCTGTCCTTGCCCATCGACTTGCGTGCGACGGGGCATCGGTCACGGTGATCGATCAGCAGGCCCCGGCCAGTGCAGCCTCTGGCCGAAGTTTCGGCTGGGTGAATGCCAGCTTCCATCTGTCAGAGGCACATTTCCACCTGCGCCGCGCCGCGATGGAATCACATCGGCGCCTCGCTGAAGATCTGTCGCGATCCTACCAACCCGAAGGGTGCTTGTGGTTCGAAGAAGAGGGTGAGGCCTTTGACCGCCAGCATGACGCGCTTGTCGCGCTGGATTATCCATTACGACTGTTGGATCGCGCCGCCATCTCGGCGCTTGAGCCACGGCTGGCCCACCCTCCGGCCCGTGCGCTGTTCTTTCCTCTCGAATCGGCTGTCGACCTTGCCTTGCTGACGCGCGCCGCTTTCGAGGCGGCGTCATCCCATGGCGCCCATCTGATCTGCGGCCTGACCGTGTCGAGGCTTTTGACCGATGACGGAAGGGTGACCGGCATCCGCACTTCGGCAGGGGATATTGCGGCGGATCATGTGGTGCTTTGCGCCGGAACGGGGACGCCCGCGCTTCTGGCCCCATTGGGCTTGCACCTGCCGATGCTGCATCGCCCCGGCGCGCTTTTGGTCACGCGGCCGCTGCCGCCCCTTTTGCATCATATCCTCGCCACCCCGGATCAGGAGGTGCGGCAGGATCACGAAGGGCGGCTGGTCGCCCCAGCTTCGGCCCATCATCAGGGCGACACGGCCGAGACTCTGCCTTCCCCGCCTGAAATGGAACAGGCCACGCTGATGCGGTTGCGTCACCTCTTTCCCAATGCCTTCATCCGGCCCGACCGCCTGCTGATCTCCGAACGCCCCGTGCCGGGCGATGGGCTGCCAGTGATCGGCGCGGTGCTGCCGGGCTTGTCGATGGCGGTGATGCATTCCGGGGCGACGCTGGCGCCGCTCGTTGCCGAGCTCATGACGCTGGAACTGGGCGGGCAGGGGGAGCAGCCGCTGCTGGCGCCCTTCCGTCCGGCGCGGTTCTTTGGGGCAACAGTGGAGACATAA
- a CDS encoding fatty acid desaturase: MDHKAWLARLPSEVKADLTTRSDAAGLRHLALHLGLIIAGGTLIATGVPGWWLLLPVQGVLIIFLFTLEHEATHQTPFARVWLNEAAGYLSGFLLFLPFLWFRYFHLAHHRWTNIEGKDPELEGAKPESWAGWVWHVSGIPYWRSEARLIAGLALGRVRAPYLPEGALPRMRREAWGMLALYGLGALSFLWTDALLWVWLVPVLLGQPFLRLYLLAEHGDCPRVADMFLNTRTTFTNRIVRFLAWNMPYHVEHHVAPTVPFHRLPDLHARMRAHLAVTADGYAAFTRDYLARRM, encoded by the coding sequence ATGGATCACAAGGCATGGCTGGCAAGGTTGCCCTCCGAGGTGAAGGCCGACCTGACAACCCGTTCCGATGCGGCGGGGCTGCGCCATCTGGCGCTGCATCTGGGGCTGATCATCGCCGGCGGCACGCTGATTGCGACGGGCGTGCCGGGATGGTGGCTGCTGTTGCCCGTGCAGGGTGTGCTGATCATCTTTCTGTTCACGCTGGAACATGAGGCGACGCATCAGACGCCCTTTGCGCGGGTCTGGCTGAACGAGGCGGCGGGGTATCTGTCGGGGTTCCTTCTTTTCCTCCCTTTCCTGTGGTTTCGCTATTTTCATCTGGCTCATCACCGCTGGACGAATATTGAAGGCAAGGACCCCGAACTTGAGGGGGCCAAGCCCGAGTCATGGGCGGGTTGGGTCTGGCATGTGTCAGGCATACCCTATTGGCGATCCGAAGCGCGGTTGATTGCGGGCCTTGCCCTTGGCCGGGTGCGTGCGCCCTATCTGCCAGAGGGCGCCCTGCCCCGGATGCGGCGCGAGGCGTGGGGGATGCTGGCGCTCTATGGTCTGGGGGCGCTGTCGTTTCTGTGGACGGATGCTCTGCTTTGGGTCTGGCTGGTGCCTGTCTTGCTAGGCCAGCCTTTCCTTCGGCTGTATCTGCTGGCGGAACATGGCGATTGCCCAAGGGTGGCGGATATGTTCCTGAACACCCGGACGACATTCACCAACCGGATCGTGCGGTTTCTGGCCTGGAACATGCCCTATCACGTGGAACATCACGTGGCTCCAACGGTGCCTTTCCACCGCTTGCCCGATCTGCACGCGCGGATGCGCGCGCATCTTGCCGTGACGGCGGACGGATATGCCGCCTTCACGCGGGACTATCTGGCGCGGCGAATGTGA
- a CDS encoding cupin domain-containing protein, translating to MDDAERIIAALNLTPHPEGGWYRETWAGPKVAGRAVGTAIYFLLKAGERSHWHRVDAGEVWLWHAGASLDLLMAETVAGPVKVQALGGDVLAGERPQAVVPAGWWQAAEARSGWALVSCCVAPGFRFEGFELAEPGVMIDGR from the coding sequence ATGGATGATGCAGAAAGGATTATTGCCGCGCTGAACCTGACGCCCCATCCCGAAGGCGGCTGGTATCGCGAGACCTGGGCCGGGCCGAAAGTTGCGGGGCGCGCGGTGGGCACGGCGATCTATTTCCTGCTGAAGGCGGGGGAGCGGTCGCATTGGCACCGAGTCGATGCGGGTGAGGTCTGGCTTTGGCATGCGGGCGCGTCGCTTGATCTGCTTATGGCCGAAACGGTGGCGGGCCCGGTGAAGGTGCAGGCGCTTGGCGGCGATGTGCTGGCAGGGGAACGCCCGCAGGCGGTTGTGCCTGCCGGATGGTGGCAGGCGGCCGAGGCAAGGTCAGGATGGGCGCTGGTCAGTTGCTGCGTCGCGCCGGGGTTCCGGTTTGAGGGGTTCGAACTGGCGGAGCCGGGAGTCATGATCGACGGGCGGTAG
- the rarD gene encoding EamA family transporter RarD, protein MSDPVPAPPKNEDSPKGLALAIAAYLMWGFLPLYMKALSAVPVLEVLAHRVVWSVPVAGAILIWLGRTADLRAALRSARMIGMAALTAGLISVNWAIYVWSIQSGQALEAALGYYINPLFSIFLGAVLLGERMNRAQVAAIALAAAAVAVLTWEAGRVPLVALGLTVSWGFYAYLKKRLPLGPNQGFMLEVLILTPLALGFLIWTGAQGALVFGADTGLTGLLLLAGVVTAVPLMVYANGAKLLRLSTIGILQYIAPTMIFLTAVFVFGEEFGSARAVAFPMIWAALVIYTGSMLKR, encoded by the coding sequence ATGAGCGATCCTGTCCCCGCGCCCCCGAAGAATGAAGACAGCCCCAAGGGCCTTGCCCTTGCCATTGCGGCCTATCTGATGTGGGGCTTCCTGCCCCTTTACATGAAGGCCCTTTCGGCGGTGCCGGTGCTCGAGGTGCTGGCGCATCGGGTGGTCTGGTCGGTGCCTGTGGCGGGGGCGATCCTGATTTGGCTGGGGCGGACGGCGGATTTGCGGGCGGCGTTGCGGTCAGCCCGGATGATCGGGATGGCGGCACTGACGGCGGGGCTGATCTCGGTCAACTGGGCGATATATGTCTGGTCGATCCAGTCGGGGCAGGCGTTGGAGGCCGCCTTGGGCTATTATATCAACCCGCTCTTCTCCATCTTCCTTGGCGCGGTGCTGCTGGGCGAGCGGATGAACCGGGCACAAGTCGCAGCCATCGCGCTGGCCGCTGCTGCCGTCGCCGTGCTGACATGGGAGGCGGGGCGCGTGCCGCTGGTGGCGCTGGGTCTGACGGTCAGCTGGGGGTTCTATGCCTATCTGAAAAAGCGCCTGCCGCTTGGCCCCAATCAGGGCTTTATGCTGGAGGTGCTGATCCTGACGCCGCTTGCGCTGGGGTTTCTGATCTGGACAGGGGCGCAGGGGGCGCTGGTCTTTGGCGCCGATACGGGGCTGACGGGGCTGTTGCTGTTGGCGGGCGTGGTGACGGCGGTGCCTCTGATGGTCTATGCCAATGGGGCAAAACTGCTGCGCCTGTCGACCATCGGCATCCTGCAATATATCGCGCCCACGATGATCTTCCTGACCGCCGTCTTCGTCTTTGGCGAGGAATTCGGTTCGGCCCGCGCGGTGGCCTTCCCGATGATCTGGGCGGCGCTGGTGATCTATACCGGGTCGATGTTGAAGCGCTGA